Genomic DNA from bacterium:
CGCGCGAAGGCGCGCTGCTGGTGCTGTCGGACATCGATGCCGACGCCGGCGTCGAAACCGGCGCGCTGGTGCGGTCGCAGGGCGGTGAGTCGCTGTTTGTGGCGGCCGATGTGGGCAGCGCCGACGAGTGCCAGGCGCTGGTGTCCCAGGCCATGGCGCATTTCGGCCGCCTCGACGTGGCCTGCAACAACGCCGGCATCGGCGGCGCCGCCGCGCCCCTGGCCGACTACCCGCTCGACGCCTGGGCGCAGGTGATCAACATCAACCTCAACGGCGTGTTCTACGGCATGCGCGCGCAGATCGCGGCCATGTTGCTCAACGGCGGCGGCTCGATCGTCAACGTGGCCTCGATCCTGGGCGCGGTCGGCTTTGCCAACGCGTCGGCCTACACCGCGGCCAAACACGGCGTGGTGGGCCTCACGCAGGCCGCTGCCCTCGAATACGGCGCCCAGGGCGTGCGCATCAATGCGGTCG
This window encodes:
- a CDS encoding SDR family oxidoreductase, translating into MLKNKVVLVTGAASGIGRAIALTAAREGALLVLSDIDADAGVETGALVRSQGGESLFVAADVGSADECQALVSQAMAHFGRLDVACNNAGIGGAAAPLADYPLDAWAQVININLNGVFYGMRAQIAAMLLNGGGSIVNVASILGAVGFANASAYTAAKHGVVGLTQAAALEYGAQGVRINAVGPGFIHTPMISGLEDDPAVNALLVAAHPIGRLGRAEEVAELVVWLASERASFVTGSYYPVDGGYLAR